Proteins encoded together in one Nocardioides marinisabuli window:
- a CDS encoding phosphomannose isomerase type II C-terminal cupin domain has translation MIGESEERPWGSWTVLDEGDGFKVKRIHVNARSRLSYQTHEHRAEHWVIAAGRCTAVIDGETVVAGPGESIWVEVGQAHRITNQEDCPLVVVEVQLGSYTGEDDICRLEDDYGRTPVTAG, from the coding sequence ATGATCGGCGAGAGCGAAGAGCGCCCGTGGGGCTCGTGGACCGTCCTGGACGAGGGCGACGGCTTCAAGGTCAAGCGCATCCACGTGAATGCCCGCTCGCGCCTGAGCTACCAGACCCATGAGCACCGGGCCGAGCACTGGGTGATCGCCGCCGGTCGCTGCACGGCCGTTATCGACGGCGAGACCGTCGTGGCCGGTCCGGGTGAGTCGATCTGGGTCGAGGTGGGCCAGGCACACAGAATCACCAACCAGGAGGACTGCCCCCTGGTGGTCGTCGAGGTGCAGCTGGGTTCCTACACCGGCGAGGACGACATCTGCCGACTCGAGGACGACTACGGCCGTACGCCCGTGACGGCTGGCTGA
- a CDS encoding DUF2516 family protein has translation MVDVYSLELGFYALLAFVLLAVKIFAFVNSLTFSTESYVAAGKLTKPTWTILLGLAVALQVLFLNSPIGILNLIFTIAAIVYLVDVRPAMAGLRRR, from the coding sequence GTGGTCGACGTCTACTCCCTCGAGCTCGGTTTTTACGCCCTGCTCGCCTTCGTTCTTCTCGCGGTGAAGATCTTCGCCTTCGTCAACTCCCTAACGTTTTCTACAGAGTCCTACGTAGCCGCAGGCAAGCTCACCAAGCCGACCTGGACCATCCTGCTCGGCCTCGCGGTGGCCCTGCAGGTCCTCTTCCTCAACAGCCCTATTGGCATCCTCAACCTGATCTTTACGATCGCTGCGATCGTCTATCTGGTCGATGTCCGCCCTGCCATGGCTGGGCTACGGCGTCGCTAA
- a CDS encoding asparaginase, producing MAEIVRSGIVEGHHYGSVVALRADRSVEWSVGDVTSPVLPRSSNKPIQALAMVEHGLDLPPALLALACASHSGEAHHLDGARRILAGAGLGESALQTPRDWPLDDAAREALIRSGGEKSSLTMNCSGKHAAMLATCVRNDWDTATYLDPQHPLQAAIKATFERMTGEEAQVAIDGCGAPLLSASLVGLARAFSRLAMATDGAEHRIAEAIRAHPEYVSGTTRDERTLLTAMPGSIGKAGAESCYAVALPDGRAFALKTDDGGARARPVVMAAALERSGVTAEDWVDAEAVRRTGEHVLLGGGKPVGAIRASF from the coding sequence GTGGCCGAGATCGTGCGCTCCGGGATCGTGGAGGGCCACCACTACGGCTCCGTGGTGGCGCTGCGCGCCGACAGGAGCGTGGAGTGGTCGGTGGGTGACGTGACCTCGCCGGTGCTACCGCGTTCCTCGAACAAGCCGATCCAGGCGCTTGCGATGGTCGAGCACGGTCTCGACCTGCCGCCGGCGCTGCTGGCGCTGGCGTGCGCGTCGCACTCAGGTGAGGCGCACCACCTCGACGGCGCCCGCCGCATCTTGGCCGGTGCAGGCCTTGGCGAGTCGGCGCTGCAGACCCCGCGCGACTGGCCGCTCGACGACGCTGCCCGCGAGGCGCTCATCCGTTCGGGAGGCGAGAAGTCGTCGCTGACAATGAACTGCTCGGGCAAGCACGCAGCGATGCTCGCGACCTGTGTGCGCAACGACTGGGACACCGCGACCTATCTCGATCCCCAGCACCCCCTGCAGGCCGCTATCAAGGCGACGTTCGAGCGGATGACCGGCGAGGAAGCCCAGGTCGCTATCGACGGGTGCGGCGCACCCCTGCTGTCGGCCTCGCTGGTCGGCTTGGCCCGAGCGTTCTCGCGGCTCGCGATGGCGACCGACGGCGCCGAGCACCGGATCGCTGAGGCAATCCGAGCTCACCCCGAGTACGTGTCGGGCACGACTCGCGACGAGCGGACGCTGCTGACTGCCATGCCTGGCTCAATCGGCAAGGCCGGCGCGGAGTCTTGCTACGCCGTTGCGCTTCCGGACGGGCGGGCGTTCGCGCTCAAGACCGATGACGGTGGGGCGCGTGCACGTCCCGTGGTGATGGCGGCGGCGTTGGAGCGGTCTGGGGTGACTGCTGAGGACTGGGTGGACGCTGAGGCCGTGCGGCGGACCGGGGAGCATGTGCTTCTTGGTGGCGGGAAGCCGGTTGGGGCGATTAGGGCCAGCTTCTGA
- the cysC gene encoding adenylyl-sulfate kinase — translation MSYPQHCPGPRELDDLELLTTGALSPITAFNEPGSPVTLTLPTDVEAAAQAAGGVELVDPEGLPLARVSVPGGVVEPLTHAQYGPFRRYYLSPAQAREQHGDRTVVPVVDALTEQQIQRIADAGPVLLLALVGTGTPDLTATALIRATLAAAARLDDAAVVAVPLASRGNAEVDHALGAQVARTYACDADVLALPDAGLDDTYSDDIAAIVAADQPRPEEQGLVLFFTGLSGSGKSTLAQALMDRILEQGTRTITSLDGDVVRRNLSAGLTFSKADRETNIRRIGWVAAEISRHRGLAVVSPIAPFEETRQQVRAMVDEAGGAFFLVHVATPLEECERRDRKGLYAKARRGEIPEFTGISSPYEEPQDADVRVDTTGRTIDEALQDVIDALAEAGYLDLRTSAPQSEGPAPLVEQGGALATTVRRNPVTDAPTSHTEVEEGEPALASKPLKVLFVCTANICRSPYMELTARHLAAGDPTLEFASAGTHGLADEPMNQPMVDVLAAGTEGSDSFRSRRLTPEHLAWADVVLTAEASHRQFILDDDPALFRTVFSLGQFVESIGALDGDLHGRELLTALQQRRGPASEDLDVADPYRRGDAAARTAADHLDRLLRAAVTALSSARKAN, via the coding sequence GTGAGTTACCCGCAGCACTGCCCCGGCCCCCGCGAGCTCGACGATCTAGAGCTGCTCACGACCGGCGCCCTCAGCCCGATCACTGCCTTCAACGAACCCGGCAGCCCAGTGACATTGACGCTCCCCACCGACGTCGAGGCCGCGGCCCAAGCCGCCGGCGGCGTGGAGCTCGTGGACCCCGAGGGGCTACCCCTGGCGCGAGTCTCCGTCCCCGGGGGCGTTGTGGAGCCCCTCACGCACGCGCAGTACGGCCCCTTCCGGCGCTACTACCTCAGCCCCGCGCAGGCGCGCGAGCAGCACGGAGATCGCACCGTCGTCCCGGTGGTCGACGCGCTGACCGAACAGCAGATTCAGCGGATCGCCGACGCGGGCCCGGTGCTGCTGCTCGCCCTGGTCGGCACCGGCACGCCCGACCTGACAGCGACGGCGCTGATCCGGGCCACGCTGGCGGCGGCTGCTCGGCTGGACGACGCCGCGGTCGTCGCGGTGCCCCTGGCTAGCCGCGGCAATGCCGAGGTCGACCACGCACTGGGTGCACAGGTGGCGCGCACCTACGCGTGCGACGCTGACGTGCTGGCACTGCCCGACGCTGGCCTTGACGACACCTACAGCGACGACATTGCCGCCATCGTCGCAGCCGACCAGCCCCGCCCCGAGGAGCAGGGACTGGTGCTGTTCTTCACCGGTCTCTCCGGCAGCGGCAAGTCGACCCTCGCGCAGGCGCTGATGGATCGCATCCTCGAACAGGGCACTCGCACCATCACCTCCCTCGACGGCGACGTCGTGCGCCGCAACCTTTCGGCGGGCCTGACCTTTTCCAAGGCGGACCGAGAGACCAACATTCGGCGCATTGGCTGGGTAGCCGCCGAGATCTCCCGGCACCGCGGCCTCGCGGTGGTCAGCCCCATCGCGCCGTTCGAAGAGACCCGGCAGCAGGTGCGGGCCATGGTTGACGAGGCCGGCGGCGCGTTCTTCTTGGTCCACGTCGCCACTCCACTAGAGGAGTGCGAGCGCCGCGACCGGAAGGGCCTCTACGCTAAGGCCCGCCGCGGCGAGATCCCCGAGTTCACTGGCATCTCCTCGCCCTACGAGGAGCCCCAGGACGCCGACGTGCGCGTCGACACCACCGGTCGCACCATCGACGAGGCCCTCCAGGACGTGATCGACGCCCTCGCCGAAGCCGGCTACCTCGACCTACGCACCTCCGCGCCGCAGAGCGAGGGCCCCGCGCCGTTGGTTGAGCAGGGAGGAGCGCTAGCGACGACCGTCCGTCGAAACCCAGTGACGGACGCGCCCACCTCCCACACGGAGGTTGAGGAAGGCGAGCCAGCGCTTGCCTCGAAACCCCTCAAGGTCCTTTTCGTCTGCACCGCCAACATCTGCCGCTCGCCCTACATGGAGCTCACCGCTCGCCACCTGGCCGCCGGCGACCCGACGCTCGAGTTCGCGAGCGCCGGCACGCACGGCCTGGCCGACGAACCGATGAACCAGCCCATGGTCGACGTCCTCGCCGCCGGCACCGAGGGCAGCGACAGCTTCCGCAGCCGCCGCCTGACCCCTGAGCACCTGGCCTGGGCCGACGTCGTGCTAACCGCGGAAGCCTCGCACCGACAATTCATTCTCGACGACGACCCAGCGCTTTTCCGCACGGTCTTCAGCCTGGGCCAGTTTGTTGAGTCGATCGGCGCCCTCGATGGCGATCTGCATGGACGCGAGTTGCTCACCGCCCTTCAGCAGCGCCGCGGACCCGCTTCCGAGGATCTCGACGTCGCCGACCCGTACCGCCGCGGCGACGCGGCCGCTCGCACCGCCGCCGACCACCTCGATCGGCTGCTCCGCGCCGCCGTCACCGCCCTGTCCAGCGCCCGAAAGGCCAACTGA
- a CDS encoding sulfite exporter TauE/SafE family protein, translating to MDLITLTALSILAAGFVVGIVVGLTGMGGGALMTPALIFLGVGSGEAATIVTADLTAAAVYKTGGAAVHARHGSPNLTLAKWLIVGSVPMAFLGPYMVKFFTDDAEQLDRVLKLSIGFALLFAAATYALRLYINLRAVRSGGFTGDPDPKIKVVPTLLVGMLGGLLVGITSVGSGSVIMIALLMLYPGLSAVKLVGTDLVQAVPLVLAAAIANIAIHGLDWSIAIPLIVGSVPGTLLGSRIAPRVPQSFIRRGIVVVLTMSGVALLDKAGWAPLGREDTYPALIGLIGLAMAVLVPVIWGFLRKEQGLPFMGTPTVSELDSWTYGRTSRTAGEKKPSATERVDGPVD from the coding sequence ATGGACCTGATTACCCTCACCGCCCTGTCCATCTTGGCGGCCGGTTTCGTCGTCGGCATCGTTGTCGGCCTCACCGGCATGGGCGGCGGCGCCCTCATGACGCCGGCCCTGATCTTCCTGGGCGTCGGCTCCGGCGAGGCCGCCACCATCGTCACCGCCGACCTGACGGCGGCCGCCGTCTACAAGACCGGCGGCGCAGCCGTGCACGCACGTCATGGCTCGCCAAACCTCACCCTGGCCAAGTGGTTGATCGTGGGCTCAGTGCCGATGGCGTTTCTCGGTCCCTACATGGTCAAGTTCTTCACTGACGACGCCGAACAGCTCGACCGAGTCCTCAAGCTCAGCATCGGCTTCGCGCTGCTCTTCGCTGCCGCCACCTACGCTCTGCGCCTCTACATCAACTTGCGCGCGGTGCGCTCGGGTGGCTTCACCGGCGATCCGGATCCCAAGATCAAGGTGGTCCCGACCCTGCTGGTCGGCATGCTGGGCGGTCTCCTGGTCGGCATCACCAGCGTTGGCTCGGGTTCGGTCATCATGATCGCGCTCCTGATGCTCTATCCCGGCCTGTCGGCCGTGAAGCTGGTCGGCACCGACCTCGTGCAGGCCGTCCCGCTGGTGCTGGCCGCCGCCATCGCCAACATTGCCATCCATGGGCTGGACTGGTCGATCGCGATCCCGCTCATCGTGGGCTCGGTGCCCGGGACCCTGCTGGGCAGCCGGATCGCGCCGCGGGTGCCGCAGTCCTTCATCCGTCGCGGGATTGTGGTGGTGCTGACCATGTCGGGCGTCGCTCTGCTCGATAAGGCCGGCTGGGCGCCGTTGGGGCGCGAGGACACCTACCCGGCGCTGATCGGGCTGATCGGTCTCGCCATGGCCGTCCTGGTGCCGGTCATCTGGGGCTTCCTGCGTAAGGAGCAGGGCTTGCCGTTCATGGGAACGCCAACCGTCAGTGAGTTGGACAGCTGGACCTATGGGCGAACCAGCCGTACCGCGGGCGAGAAGAAGCCGTCAGCGACTGAGCGGGTGGACGGGCCAGTCGACTAG